The Mangrovimonas cancribranchiae nucleotide sequence TGCTTGCGAAACTATTGATGCCGAACTTGAAATCTCTTTCAACTTTAAACCAACAGAAACAGGATCGTATATATTTAAGTTTTGGCAAGGAGAAGATGATAATGGCGAAGACGAATATATGATTGTTGAAGTACCTGTTGTAGAATGAATTTAAAAATTAATACACTTTCATTTGGGTTTAAAAAAACTCATACAAAAATGTAGTAACAATGATACTAAAGCGCAAGGCGAACTTTACCATCTCTTTTCGAGAACACTGTTTTCTATTTGCTTAAAGTATTCTAGAAACTACGCTGAGGCAGAAGATAATCTGCAAGATACCTTTGTGACTATTTTTAAAAAAATATCACAATATAAAGGTAAAGGTTCTTTTGAAGGTTGGATGAAACGCATTGCTATAAACACAGCGTTGCAACGGTATAGAAAACAAGATGTTTTTGAAATTATCGATGAAGAAAATATTGAAAGTAATCAAGTTGATATAAATGATGACATTGATATTCCTTTAGACTATTTATTAGAATGTGTGCAAGAATTACCCGACAGATACAGACTGGTTTTTAACCTTTATGTGTTAGACGGGTTTTCACATAAAGACATTTCAGAAATGCTTTCCATTTCAACAGGAACATCAAAATCTAACCTTTCCAGAGCAAGAGCTATTTTAAAAGAAAAGGTGACGCATTATTTAGAAAAAACAAACTCACAATCATTATAATAAATGAGTGATAAAAAACATATAGACAGAATTTTTCAAGAAAAATTCAAAGATTTTGAAGCCTCACCAAGCAAACAAGTTTGGGAAGGCATTCAAAATGAGCTTCATCAATCTGAGAATAATAAAACGCCAAAAGCTATTCCTTTTTGGGTTAAACTTTCTAGCGTGGCAGCTATTTTAATTTTTATACTCGCTATAAGTGGTTTACTACAAATGGATTTTAACGAGAATGAAGAAAAAAAACCTACTGTTGTTAACACGAATACTAATAATATAAAAACAGCAGAAAACGACTCTCCTTCTAGTACAAAAACGCTTAATACAAACGCTTCCAAAAATGCATCAATAGAAGAAAGTGATAAGCAAGAGGTTTTGTTAAAACAAAAGCAAAACATAAAAACAAAGCAATATGTTTCTACGCCTTCAAAAACAGTTTCTAATAAAGCATTAACCGAAAGCGGCAAGACAGCTTCTAACACAAGTACTGTGACAAAAAACACAGGGCGTAAAAATATGGCAAGTGCCAATAAAACTCAAAACACAACACAATTAGCTAATACAAACCAAACACCTGTTAATACAAAAAATCGTACTAACTCTTTAAAACAAAAGAATATTTATCAAGCTTCTAATGATGAAAGTAGTATTTATTCTTATTCTTCAACAGCAAAAAATAGCATTACAGAAATAGAAAGCTATTTAAGCCCTAACTTAAAAACAACTATACCTAAAAATGGAATAACCGCAGATACCTTAATAACAATTCATACAGAAAATGCTATAGAAAAAGCAATAGCCACAGCTAAAGAAGCCGAACAAAATAATGAAGAAGAAAACGTAACAAACAGGTGGCAAGTTAGTGCTAACATTGCCCCTGTTTATTACAACTCTTTTGGCGATGGCTCACATATTGATGAGCAATTTGTAGGAAACTCTAAAACTGGAGAAGTTAACACAAGTTATGGTGTTAATGTAAGTTATGCTTTAAATAAAAAATGGGCGCTTAGAACAGGTATAAATTCATTAAATTTAAGTTACGATACTAATGGTGTCATCTTATACGAAAGCGCAGGAAATCAGCAAATTTCTCCTTTAAAGAATGTCTCTTTATCGTCCAGTAGTCAAAATATTGCTGCTATTAGCTCTAATACTATTCAGGCCTCTAATGTTCCTGAAATATTCTCTCAAAACTACAATGCAGCTATTAGTCAACGATTGAGCTATTTTGAAATTCCTATAGAAATAGAATACAATTTATTGGAAAGTAGATTTGGAATACAAGTTATTGGTGGTGTTAGCACCTTTTTCCTAGACGACAATCAGATTTATTCTGAATTTGATGGCTATAAAAATCATATTGGCGAAGCAAACAATATTAACGATTTAAGTTTTAGTGGTAACCTTGGGCTTGGTTTTAACTATAAATTTACCGATACGTTTAAATTTAATTTAGAACCAACATTTAAGTATCAATTTAACGCATACGAAAACACGTCTGGTAATTTTAACCCATATATTATTGGCGTGTATTCAGGATTTAGTTTTAGGTTTTAGTTGGTTAAGCTAGAATTATTATTGAAAGTAACCATAAGTGCCTTCAATAATATAAAAAAGTCACTTAGTGCCATAGGTGGCTTTTTTTAATTAAATACCTTTAATTGCTTTAATATAACCTCTCTTGCTTCCAGATTAAGAGTTCTCGTATCTTTAATAGTTAATTCCTCAGTGCTTAAAAACTTATGAATTTTCACGCGCATCTTTCCAGGACTTCCACTAAAAAATGTGTAAGAAAATCGCTTTTTATTATCGGCAAAAGTTAAAGGCACAACAGGAATTTGGTGCTTTATGGCCAACCTAAACGCACCATCTTTAAAATCGTCTAACATAATGCTTTCCTCTGGCACACCACCTTCAGGGAAAATACATATACTTAAGCCTTGCTTTAATCGTCTTTGTGCACTTAAAAACACCGCTTTTCGGCTTTTTTCAGAACTTCTATCTACCAAAATACAGGTGCGCTTATAGAAAAAACCAAACAACGGAATTTTTGCCAACTCTTGTTTGCCAACAAAGACAAACGGATTTTTAACCGATACCAACATTAACATTATATCTGTCATCGATGTATGGTTTGCTATAAACATATAACTTTTCTTAGGCTCTGGTACTTGCTCACGTACAATTTGATATCTAAATCCCATACCTATTAAAATAAACTTAGCCCAAAATCTTGCCAACTTAAAAAAGAAGGGATACCACGCTTCTTTTGATATAGAAATTAATAAAATAGGAAACAATACTATAATTGGTAAAGCTACCAAAATATAAAACCAGATACGGTATAACGCCCACAAAGGATACTTTAACACTTTCATCGCGAACAAAAATAGTATTTATAAATTGATTATATTTAAAACATACTAACATTAAAAAAACACTATTATGAGTTTACTTTATGCATTATTAATTGGTGCCATTGCTGGTTGGTTAGCTGGAAAATTAATGAAAGGTGGTGGTTTTGGAGTCTTAATGAATATCATTTTAGGTATCATTGGTGGTATTGTAGGTAATTGGGCTTTTGGCGCTTTAGGAATTTCTATTTCCGATGGTATAATTGGAGATGTAATTACTGGAGCCATTGGTGCCATCATCATTTTATTCATCGCCGGGATTTTTAAAAAGTAATTTACTCTTTAAAACTAAAACATAAAGCGGTTCTTAGGAATCGCTTTTTTTATTAATAACATATAACTACTTTTGCTACTTATTTACAATCAAGTTTAACGTAACAAGATTCCCGCTTATCGGGAAGTACTATGGCAAGAATACTTACAGGAATACAAAGTACAGGAATACCACATTTAGGCAATATTTTAGGCGCTGTTTTACCAGCAATAGAATTAGCAAACGACGACGCTAACGAATCGTTTTTATTTATTGCCAATATGCATACCCTAACCCAAATTAAAAATGCTGAAGAATTAAGACAAAACACCTATGCTGTAGCAGCAACGTGGCTAGCTTTTGGATTAGATATTGAAAAAACAGTATTCTACAGACAAAGCGATATTCCTCAAGTTACCGAACTCTCTTGGTACTTAAGCTGTTTCTTTCCATATCAACGTTTAACTCTGGCACATAGTTTTAAAGATAAAGCTGATAGATTAGCCGATGTAAACACAGGACTTTTCACCTATCCAATGCTTATGGCTGCAGATATATTAGCTTACGATGCCGAGTTTGTTCCCGTTGGAAAAGACCAACTACAACACCTTGAAATGACACGCGATGTAGCCGCTCGTTTTCATGCTAAAATGGGCGACACTTTTGTTATGCCAGAAGCCAAAATTCAAGAAAACACCAAATTGGTACCTGGAACCGATGGCGAAAAAATGAGTAAAAGCCGAAACAACTTTATCAATATCTTTTTGAATGACAAAAAACTACGTAAGCAGATTATGTCTATTCAAACTGATAGTACACCTCTTGAAGATCCCAAAGATTGGAATACCTGCAACTGTTTTGCTATTTACAGTTTATTAGCTTCGGAAGAACAAACCGCAGACATGAAAGCTAATTACGAAAATGGCGGCTATGGTTATGGGCATGCCAAACAAGCTCTTTTTGAATTGATTATTGAAAAATTTGCCGAGCCTCGTGAGAAGTTTCATTATTACATGAACAACCTTGAAGAAATTGACAAAGCACTTGCTGTTGGTGCCGAAAAAGCTAAAGTTGTTGCTAATAATGTGATTGGAAGAGTACGTGAAAAAGTGGGGTATTAAATTAATTCAAACTGTTTTCCTGGTAGTGGTCTAATAACACCTTTTAGCTCCATATTTAATAGAATGCTGGCCATTTTATAAATAGGAATTTTACATTCGAGAGCGATCACATCTAAAAGCTGTTTATTGTGTTGTTTTAGGTAATTGTAGACCTTTTTTTCATCATCTCCCAACTCAACAAACAATTGCTTTTGTATAGGTTGTTGTTTGGCGTCGTCTTCCAATTTCCAATTCAGCATTAAAGGAATATCCAACGGATTAGATAACAAATGTGCTTTTTGAAATTTAATTAAGTTATTACAACCTTCACTCATTTTATCTGTAACTCGTCCTGGTGCAGCAAATACGTCACGATTGTAAGAATTGGCAATATCTGCTGTAACAAGGCTGCCACCTTTTTCAGCCGATTCTATAACAACGGTTGCCTCACTTAATCCAGCTATAATTCGGTTCCGTTTTAAAAAGTTCTTTCTGTCAAAAACAGCTGTACTCCAAAAATCGGTAAAAAATCCTCCGTGTTTTTCAACATCGGCCACATACTTTTTATGAGTTTTAGGATAAATTTGATTAAGTCCATGCGCCAAACATCCAATGGTTTGCAAATTGTGTTTTAGAGCTGCTTTTTGCGCCGTAATATCCGTGCCATAAGCAAACCCTGATACAATAATAGGATTATAAATTGCCATTTCTTCAATTAGTTTTTCGCAAAAAGCCATTCCATTAACCGTTATTTTTCTGGCACCCACAACACTTAATATCGGTTGGTTTTTTATGTTTATTTGCCCTCTTTGGAATAGTAAAATTGGACCATCAATACAGTGTTTTAAACGTTCGGGGTAATCTGAGTCTAAAAAATAAAGACACGTAATGTTATTATTCTTTATATACTTTAGCTCCTCTTCGGCAGCTTTTAAATGATGTTTGCCAAAAACATCTCTAATCGTACTTGTGCCAATACCATCTATCTTTAATAGATTTTGCTTCTTTTCGGTTAAAACAGCTTCAGGAGAACCACAATATTGAATTAATTTTTTTGCCGTAATATCACCAATATTTGGTATATGCTGTAAGGCTAACGTATAGATAAGCTGCTGTTCTGTCATAGTATCTTTCTCATTTACAACCTACAAGAAACTAAATTTTAAGATGTTAATAAATAGTTAAGCCGGATTTTTATTCAACAACAAAAATTTATACATTTGTTTTATGCACATAGACTCTTACATAAGTGATTTATTATATCGTTACGATTGCGTGACAATTCCTGGGTTTGGAGCGTTTTTAACCACTCGTGTTTCTGCTAAGGTTCACGAAACAACTAACTCCTTTTATCCACCAAAAAAAGTGTTATCATTTAACGAGCAATTACAACATAACGATGGATTGCTAAGCAGTTATATTGCCGAAGTTGAAAAAATCCCTTATGAGTCTGCTGTAAAAAAGCTTAACAAGCACGTTAAAGCTATTAAAGCCTATTTAGTAGAAGGGGAAACCATTACTTTTGAAAACATTGGCGATTTAACATTAAATGAAGAAGGTAATATTATTTTCGATCCTTCATATCATATTAATTATCTAACCGATGCGTTTGGCTTATCGCAATTTGTATCTCAAAACGTTACTCGCGAAGCTTACAAACAAGAGGTTGAAGCTATTGAGGAAACGGTACCTTTAACAATTACTCCCGAAAAACGCCAAGCAAGACCCTATTTAAAATATGCTGCTATTGCTGTAATAGCTTTAGGTTTGGGTGGCTTTTTAGGGGCTAATTATTACGTTAACCAAATAGAAACCCAAAATCAAATAGCCCAAGAAGAAGCCAACAAGCAACTAGAAAACAAAATACAAGAAGCCACATTTGTTATTGACAACCCGTTGCCTGCTGTTACCCTAAACGTGAAAAAGCAAACAGGTAATTATCATATTATTGCTGGAGCATTTCGTGTAGAAGAAAATAGCGATAAAAAAGTATCGCAATTAAAAGCGCTTGGATATCCTGCAAGAAAAATTGGTCAAAACCGTTATGGTTTACACGAAGTGGTTTATGCTAGCTACGAGAATCGTTTGGAAGCCTTAGACGCCTTACGTGAGGTTAAAAATAACCATAATACTGCTGCTTGGTTATTGGTTAAAGCCTTAGACTAAACGTCCTTTTTAATTTTAATTAAAATTTAATACGGTGTCTTTTTTATTCGCCTTACCTTTGCATTTTCAATGTTACAATGTTATGGCACCTAAAACACCGGAACAATCTAAAACCACAATGACCGACTTGGTTTTACCAAGCGAAACCAACCCCTTAAACAACTTATTTGGTGGTGAATTATTAGCGCGTATGGATCGTGCTGCAAGTATTGCTGCCAGACGTCATTCCAGACGTATTGTAGTAACCGCATCGGTAAACCATGTGGCGTTTAATCGTGCTGTGCCTTTAGGAAGTGTGGTTACTGTTGAAGCTAAAGTATCGCGTGCGTTTAAAACCTCTATGGAAGTGTTTTTAGATGTTTGGATTGAAGATCGCGAGTCTGGTGTACGCACCAAAGCTAACGAAGCTATTTATACCTTTGTTGCCGTTGATGAAACGGGACGTCCTGTGGATATTCCAGAAATCACTCCTGAAAGTGAACTTGAAAAAGCCCGTTACGATGCTGCTTTACGCCGTAAGCAACTTAGTTTAGTGCTTGCTGGTAAAATGAAAGCTCACGATGCTACAGAGCTTAAAGCCTTGTTTGAATAGGGTTTAGTTTACATCCTATAAATCCAATGAGCTGGATCTTGGGTTTTGGTTTCTTTAAACACACTAAATCTTAAAATGGTTTTTCCATCGGAAGGGTTAGTAAACACCTCGCCTATATCTTGCTTTGTAGATAGGTTATCGCCCGTTTTCACAAAAACTTTAGATAAATTGGTATACGATGTAATATAGTTACCGTGTTGTACCATAACCGTTAAATTACCGTGCTTTATGGCTTGTACACGCATAACACGACCTTTGTAAACAGCACGTACTTTGGCATGTTCCTCGGTGGCTATACGTACGCCGTTACTTTGTATCATAACCGTTGGCACAATAGGCGATGGTTGCCTACCGTAACGCAATTTAACCACACCTTTTTCTACTGGCCAAGGTAGTTTTCCTTTATTAGACACAAAACTACTGGCCAAGGCTTTGTCTTCTGGTGTTAACGAAAATGTACTTGTAGATTTAGTCGTCTTTCCAGCAGCTTTATTAGATTTTGCAATAGCCTCACGAATAATTTTTTCAATCTCACGATCTATAGCTCTTGCTTCACGCTCTTTTTGCTTAATTTGTTGGCTATACTTGCTTAAATTTTGGTTAATAGATGCCATTAACGTTTTGTGCTGCGATAACTCTTGCTCTAGTTGGCGTTGGGCAACTCTATTTTCTTCAATTAACTTTTGTTTGTCTTGCTTTTGACGCAACAAATCTTTATTAATCTCTTGAAGTTCGGTTGTTTTTGTTTTTATGGCTTGACCTTGTTCTCGTTGATATTTAGTATATTGATTAAGGTATTGTAACCGTTTATAAGCTTGTTTAAAGTTATTAGAAGACAATAAAAACATAATTCTGCTTTGTTCACTTTTACTTTTGTAAGAATGTACAATCATTTTAGCATAATTGTCTTTTAGTGTTTCAAGTTCGGCGCGTAACTCGGTTATTTTGTTTTGGTTTGTATTAATCTCACGTGTTAATAAATTAGCTTGCTGATTGGTAACACTAATCAAGTTTTTACGAACATTAATCTTGTAGTTAACATCTTCTATTAACGTGATTTGCGACTTTTTCTTGGTTTTATTTTTAAACAACAAGTTGTTTATCTGCTGAATTTCTTTACGGAGTTCTTGACGACGTGTTTCTAACTCTTGCTGTTTTTTACTTTGAGAGAACGATAATGTGCTGCAAAAAAGCAGCAACAATGTTAAAATAAAGTATGTTTTTTTATTGGTAATAATCATTAGTCTAGTGTAATTTCGTCGTATCCTTTCGGGATTTTAAACGGGTACCTTAAATCTTGGTTCAAAGATACCGATTTGAAGTCTAGTTCTATTATAGTTTCTTGATCTCCTTCTAAAGAAATTACTTTTATGTTTTTAGGAAACGTTTGTTTCTCTATGGTTTGATATTCCAAATAGTCTATTTGTAAAAACCGTTGTGTACTAGCTTGTGCTAACTGCTGCGATTCCATATTTAAAGTGGCATTAATTAAATAGAACAACTCAAAAAGCGAAGATTGTTCATTGGGCTGAAACATATAATTATTATTATGTATGGACATCTTATGTGTCTCATTATCTAACCCAAATAATGGCTGACCAAGCAATAGGTTTTGTACCTTTTCAAAATTAACGTCTGTACCCAGCATATCACTAATATAGCTAAAGTCGCCTTCAAAATAAGTATTGTCTAATTTGTTATAAAACCCAACCGATTCTGGTGTTATTTTAGCCCTAACGATATTTAATGGCGCTGTTAACCAAATAATGCCATCTTTTAACATTCTAAATGTTACGGTATGCGATTGCGTACTGTTATCCTCGGTATAACTTATACGTACTTTTGCTTGTAATGTTTTAAAACTTGGTGCTGTTTTAAGATGCTCTTTAATAACGTATTTTTCCGAAAGGTCTGGGTTAACGTTCCCATCGGTAACAACGTGCTTTGTTTTACACCCAAAACATGTAATAAGTAACACCAGTAAAAAACCTGTAATTATTTTGTTAGGGGTTTTCTTCATTTAATTTGTAGGTTTCAGTTTTTGGGCCCTTTCACGGTACATCTTTCCTTTTGAAGCATGATTTAATTTGGTATGTGCAATGCTTAACTGTACGTAAAAATCGGACAACATTTTATCGTCTTCTATAATATAATCTAGCCCCATAGTTAACACATCTATGGCTTGGTGCGATTTATCTTGTTTATTTAATGCCACACCATTTATTAAATAGAAAATAGGTTGTGATGGATACATAATTAAAGCGTTTTCACTTTTGCTTACTACATCATCATATTGCTCTAAATCTAATTGCAGAAGCAAAATATTACGCAACACCCCAAAATTATTGCCTTCTAGATTTAAGGCTTTTTGAAAATACTCTAGGGCTTTTTCTTTATTTCCTTTTTGTAAGAAATATTGCGCCACCTCTTGATAACTTTTAGGGTCGTCTTCTTGTGCTAAGGTTGTTGCTTCTACTAAATCGGTTTCATATTCTGGGTGGTCTTTAACAAACTTTACAAAATCGGTTAAAACCATGGCTTTTGCTTGCGGTTTTATTTGTAGGCTTTTTAAAACGACTTTCATCGATGTTATAGCCTTTTCGGCCTCGCCATCTTCTAAATAAAATTTATATAGTGCTAAATGAACTAACTCGGAATTAGGCTTAATTTCTAAAAGTTTCTTGGCCGTTTCGAAAGCTTCTTCCTTTTGATTGTTCTCGCTATAACGAAATATTAATGCCAAATAATTAGATTCTTCATCTGGATTATCCTCAACACGTTCTTCCAAGTTTTCAATTTGATCTTTTTTCTTCCCTGTAGCCTTATAAACCTGATTACGCAAAATATCTCGACTTGGTGAAACACCATAAGTTTCATCTAGCTCATCCAACAGTTTTAAAGCATCTTTATAGTTTTCTGTTCTCACATAAAGCGCTGCTAAATCTTCTTTGTAATCTGGATGATATTCTACCAACTGTTCTACGGTTTTAATAGCGCGTTTAAAGTCCTCTTGCTGAATGTAAACATCGTAAAGCTCATCTAAGTACCATTCATTATCTTCATCCATGGAAACTGCCTCTTTTAAAGCGTCTTCTGCGGCACCAAAATTTTTAAGCTTGTTGTAGTTTTTACCTAATTCGTAATAAACAACAGCGACGTCACTTTTAATGTTTAGACATTTTTTTAAAGCTTCAACTGCACGGTCGTAATTTTCGATACCTTTTTGTTTTAGGGCTTCGAAAAAATGTTGCTGAAACTCGTCTTCAACATTACCAAGATCATCGTCTGGTGTTTTGTTGAAATCTACTTGCGCACTTACTGTTATAGGAAAAAATATTCCTAAAACTAGTAATAGTATGTAGATGTGTTGTTTCATTAGTTTTTTAGGAGATTGAATTCAATTATTATTCCAAAACCGAATAATCGCCAATACTTATTGATGTGAATTTGCCATTATAAGTAACATGGTTACCTATCATAGCGTTATCTAAATTAGCGTTTTTAATGCTTGTTTGGTTTTGAATTAAGCTATTTTTAACGGTTGAATTTTCGATAATAGTGTTGTTACCTATAGAAACGTTTGGTCCTACGGTTGTATTGTTTAGCACCACATTTTCACCAATAAAACAAGGTGGAATAACTTTAGAGTTGTTTAACGTCACCGAATCGCTAACCAGTTTCTCTCCATCCTGAGTTAAAAACTGAAGCATTTTTGAATTGGTTTCAACCGTTACGGTTTTATTACCACAGTCCATCCATTCATCCACAGTTCCGGTTTTAAAAACTTTTCCTTCGGCCATCATACGTTTAATACCATCGTTAATTTGGTATTCGCCGCCATGCATAATATTTTCATCTAACACCTCTTGAAGCTTGCTTTTTAGAATACTAATATCTTTAAAATAGTAAATACCAATAACCGCTTGATCGCTTACAAATTGTTCTGGTTTCTCAACCAATTCGGTAATTTCGTTATTGTAATTTAAATTAACAACACCATAAGCTTCAGGGTTTTCAACACGTTTGGTCCAAATTACAGCATCGGCTTGAGGATCTAAATCGAAATCGGCGCGAATTAGTGTATCGGCATACGCAACAACAGCCGGGCCTGACAACGACTCTTTAGCACTCATAATAGCGTGACCTGTTCCTAAAGGTTTATCTTGACGATAAATTGACGTTTTTGCATCCAGACTTTTCCCTAATTCCTGAAGACTACTCACGATATCGTCTCCAAAAAAGGCAGGATCGCCAAGCACAAAAGCAACTTCTTCTATGGGTTGCTTTAATATTTTGGCAATATCTTTTACTAAGCGATGCACAATAGGTTCGCCAGCAACCGGAATTAATGGTTTTGGAACTGTTAAGGTATGAGGGCGAAGTCGTGAACCACGACCTGCCATTGGAACAATTATTTTCATATCATTGCCCGCAAAAGCGGATATCTTTTTTAATTAAACTTGATCTCTATTGATTATAAAATTCCTGTCTGCGCAGAAATTTACTTCACGCCCGTGCTTCCAAAACCACCTTCACCTCTATCGGTTTCGGTAAGCTCGGTGACTTCTTGCCATTCGGCGCGTTCGTGTTTAGCTATAACCATTTGCGCTATACGTTCGCCATTGTTAATGGTAAATTCCTCGTTGGATAAATTCACTAAAATCACGCCTACTTCACCACGATAATCGGCATCGATAGTTCCTGGTGCATTTAATACGGTAATGCCTTTTTTTGCAGCCAACCCGCTACGTGGTCGTACTTGAGCTTCGTAACCAACTGGCAACTCCATAAACAGTCCTGTTCCGACAATCGTACG carries:
- a CDS encoding sigma-70 family RNA polymerase sigma factor codes for the protein MGLKKLIQKCSNNDTKAQGELYHLFSRTLFSICLKYSRNYAEAEDNLQDTFVTIFKKISQYKGKGSFEGWMKRIAINTALQRYRKQDVFEIIDEENIESNQVDINDDIDIPLDYLLECVQELPDRYRLVFNLYVLDGFSHKDISEMLSISTGTSKSNLSRARAILKEKVTHYLEKTNSQSL
- a CDS encoding lysophospholipid acyltransferase family protein, which produces MKVLKYPLWALYRIWFYILVALPIIVLFPILLISISKEAWYPFFFKLARFWAKFILIGMGFRYQIVREQVPEPKKSYMFIANHTSMTDIMLMLVSVKNPFVFVGKQELAKIPLFGFFYKRTCILVDRSSEKSRKAVFLSAQRRLKQGLSICIFPEGGVPEESIMLDDFKDGAFRLAIKHQIPVVPLTFADNKKRFSYTFFSGSPGKMRVKIHKFLSTEELTIKDTRTLNLEAREVILKQLKVFN
- a CDS encoding GlsB/YeaQ/YmgE family stress response membrane protein codes for the protein MSLLYALLIGAIAGWLAGKLMKGGGFGVLMNIILGIIGGIVGNWAFGALGISISDGIIGDVITGAIGAIIILFIAGIFKK
- the trpS gene encoding tryptophan--tRNA ligase; its protein translation is MARILTGIQSTGIPHLGNILGAVLPAIELANDDANESFLFIANMHTLTQIKNAEELRQNTYAVAATWLAFGLDIEKTVFYRQSDIPQVTELSWYLSCFFPYQRLTLAHSFKDKADRLADVNTGLFTYPMLMAADILAYDAEFVPVGKDQLQHLEMTRDVAARFHAKMGDTFVMPEAKIQENTKLVPGTDGEKMSKSRNNFINIFLNDKKLRKQIMSIQTDSTPLEDPKDWNTCNCFAIYSLLASEEQTADMKANYENGGYGYGHAKQALFELIIEKFAEPREKFHYYMNNLEEIDKALAVGAEKAKVVANNVIGRVREKVGY
- the dprA gene encoding DNA-processing protein DprA, which encodes MTEQQLIYTLALQHIPNIGDITAKKLIQYCGSPEAVLTEKKQNLLKIDGIGTSTIRDVFGKHHLKAAEEELKYIKNNNITCLYFLDSDYPERLKHCIDGPILLFQRGQINIKNQPILSVVGARKITVNGMAFCEKLIEEMAIYNPIIVSGFAYGTDITAQKAALKHNLQTIGCLAHGLNQIYPKTHKKYVADVEKHGGFFTDFWSTAVFDRKNFLKRNRIIAGLSEATVVIESAEKGGSLVTADIANSYNRDVFAAPGRVTDKMSEGCNNLIKFQKAHLLSNPLDIPLMLNWKLEDDAKQQPIQKQLFVELGDDEKKVYNYLKQHNKQLLDVIALECKIPIYKMASILLNMELKGVIRPLPGKQFELI
- a CDS encoding SPOR domain-containing protein is translated as MHIDSYISDLLYRYDCVTIPGFGAFLTTRVSAKVHETTNSFYPPKKVLSFNEQLQHNDGLLSSYIAEVEKIPYESAVKKLNKHVKAIKAYLVEGETITFENIGDLTLNEEGNIIFDPSYHINYLTDAFGLSQFVSQNVTREAYKQEVEAIEETVPLTITPEKRQARPYLKYAAIAVIALGLGGFLGANYYVNQIETQNQIAQEEANKQLENKIQEATFVIDNPLPAVTLNVKKQTGNYHIIAGAFRVEENSDKKVSQLKALGYPARKIGQNRYGLHEVVYASYENRLEALDALREVKNNHNTAAWLLVKALD
- a CDS encoding acyl-CoA thioesterase codes for the protein MAPKTPEQSKTTMTDLVLPSETNPLNNLFGGELLARMDRAASIAARRHSRRIVVTASVNHVAFNRAVPLGSVVTVEAKVSRAFKTSMEVFLDVWIEDRESGVRTKANEAIYTFVAVDETGRPVDIPEITPESELEKARYDAALRRKQLSLVLAGKMKAHDATELKALFE
- a CDS encoding peptidoglycan DD-metalloendopeptidase family protein; this encodes MIITNKKTYFILTLLLLFCSTLSFSQSKKQQELETRRQELRKEIQQINNLLFKNKTKKKSQITLIEDVNYKINVRKNLISVTNQQANLLTREINTNQNKITELRAELETLKDNYAKMIVHSYKSKSEQSRIMFLLSSNNFKQAYKRLQYLNQYTKYQREQGQAIKTKTTELQEINKDLLRQKQDKQKLIEENRVAQRQLEQELSQHKTLMASINQNLSKYSQQIKQKEREARAIDREIEKIIREAIAKSNKAAGKTTKSTSTFSLTPEDKALASSFVSNKGKLPWPVEKGVVKLRYGRQPSPIVPTVMIQSNGVRIATEEHAKVRAVYKGRVMRVQAIKHGNLTVMVQHGNYITSYTNLSKVFVKTGDNLSTKQDIGEVFTNPSDGKTILRFSVFKETKTQDPAHWIYRM
- a CDS encoding DUF4292 domain-containing protein; its protein translation is MKKTPNKIITGFLLVLLITCFGCKTKHVVTDGNVNPDLSEKYVIKEHLKTAPSFKTLQAKVRISYTEDNSTQSHTVTFRMLKDGIIWLTAPLNIVRAKITPESVGFYNKLDNTYFEGDFSYISDMLGTDVNFEKVQNLLLGQPLFGLDNETHKMSIHNNNYMFQPNEQSSLFELFYLINATLNMESQQLAQASTQRFLQIDYLEYQTIEKQTFPKNIKVISLEGDQETIIELDFKSVSLNQDLRYPFKIPKGYDEITLD
- a CDS encoding tetratricopeptide repeat protein produces the protein MKQHIYILLLVLGIFFPITVSAQVDFNKTPDDDLGNVEDEFQQHFFEALKQKGIENYDRAVEALKKCLNIKSDVAVVYYELGKNYNKLKNFGAAEDALKEAVSMDEDNEWYLDELYDVYIQQEDFKRAIKTVEQLVEYHPDYKEDLAALYVRTENYKDALKLLDELDETYGVSPSRDILRNQVYKATGKKKDQIENLEERVEDNPDEESNYLALIFRYSENNQKEEAFETAKKLLEIKPNSELVHLALYKFYLEDGEAEKAITSMKVVLKSLQIKPQAKAMVLTDFVKFVKDHPEYETDLVEATTLAQEDDPKSYQEVAQYFLQKGNKEKALEYFQKALNLEGNNFGVLRNILLLQLDLEQYDDVVSKSENALIMYPSQPIFYLINGVALNKQDKSHQAIDVLTMGLDYIIEDDKMLSDFYVQLSIAHTKLNHASKGKMYRERAQKLKPTN
- a CDS encoding sugar phosphate nucleotidyltransferase; the protein is MKIIVPMAGRGSRLRPHTLTVPKPLIPVAGEPIVHRLVKDIAKILKQPIEEVAFVLGDPAFFGDDIVSSLQELGKSLDAKTSIYRQDKPLGTGHAIMSAKESLSGPAVVAYADTLIRADFDLDPQADAVIWTKRVENPEAYGVVNLNYNNEITELVEKPEQFVSDQAVIGIYYFKDISILKSKLQEVLDENIMHGGEYQINDGIKRMMAEGKVFKTGTVDEWMDCGNKTVTVETNSKMLQFLTQDGEKLVSDSVTLNNSKVIPPCFIGENVVLNNTTVGPNVSIGNNTIIENSTVKNSLIQNQTSIKNANLDNAMIGNHVTYNGKFTSISIGDYSVLE